One stretch of Ipomoea triloba cultivar NCNSP0323 chromosome 8, ASM357664v1 DNA includes these proteins:
- the LOC116026990 gene encoding uncharacterized protein LOC116026990 — MIQNYQDAMTICRWIGYPNLFITFTCNPKWPEVQRFLKNNNLKPVDRPDVICRIFKIKLDALITDYRKNKLFGQVVGVIYTIEFQKRGLPHAHILLFLDKFQYEERLRSLDSIISAEIPDKSSDPAYFNAVEEFMIHGPCGASRKSSPCMVNGSCSKHFPKKFVNSSTFDEDGYPIYTRRDNGRTIMKNGITLDNRYVVPHNRHLLLKYKAHINVEWCNQSLSIKYLFKYVNKGHDHVTAEFYKTSDEEESTKVIDEINMFYDCRYISPCEASWRLFSFDIQLRSPSVERLSFHLPNQQSVIFEDDDAVDNIVNRPTIAQSMFMEWFEANKNFVHSRKLTYAEMPTKFVWKKDVKKWQPRQRGFAIGRIFYVPPGTGEIFYLRCLLNQVRGPTCFADIRTVDGVEFMNFRDACYARGLVDDDKEYVDAIEEASEWASASNLRRLFVTLLMTNSIGKPEIVWETIWEHLSEDAEYYIRKTLQKPDLVLNNSDIQNFALMEIEKILTAMGKSLSDFAPMPTPNIDMYSVATNRLIQEELAYDCDSMKFENQLLVKQLTREQREIYDEIIDDIEKSSGGLFFVYGGRTAHLRFAIPISIHEDSTYNISQGTPLAELIIRCKLIIWDEAPMMHKHCFEALDRTMRDLLRCKNPNSLDTTFGGKNVILGGDFRQILPVIPKGTRQDIVAASINSSYLWRSCKVFRLTQNLRLRQIQSDFEAQQVEEFAKWIAQIGDGVLGNSRDVDFEITIPDQFSLKSNGDPIATIAESTFPRFRSGHNDITDLQNSAILAPTLDVVDSINQYMNDHNSGEGKTYLSCDSVCKSNSNGDMLSNLHTPEFLNGLRCSGVPNHSLTLKVGSPVMLLRNIDYSLGLCNGTRLILTRLANHVLEGQIMCGTNAGTKVLIPRMSLTPSDIRLPFKFQRKQFLLMLSYAMTINKSQ, encoded by the exons ATGATACAGAATTATCAAGATGCTATGACCATATGTAGATGGATTGGTTATCCAAATCTTTTTATTACATTCACTTGCAACCCTAAATGGCCAGAGGTTCAAAGGTTCCTAAAGAACAATAACTTGAAACCTGTTGACCGCCCTGACGTGATATGTAGAATTTTCAAGATCAAGTTGGATGCTTTGATCACCGACTATCGGAAAAACAAATTATTCGGACAAGTTGTTGGAG TCATATATACCATTGAGTTTCAGAAGAGAGGTCTCCCTCATGCACACATTTTACTATTCCTAGACAAGTTTCAGTATGAAGAACGACTTCGATCTCTAGATTCTATAATTTCAGCAGAAATACCAGACAAAAGTAGCGATCCAGCCTATTTCAATGCAGTTGAGGAATTTATGATCCATGGCCCATGTGGAGCATCAAGAAAGTCTTCTCCCTGTATGGTTAATGGCAGTTGTTCTAAACATTTCCCGAAGAAATTTGTTAATTCTTCAACATTTGATGAGGATGGCTACCCTATCTATACAAGGAGAGATAATGGTAGGACCATTATGAAAAACGGGATTACATTAGACAACAGGTATGTGGTACCGCACAATAGACATTTATTGTTGAAGTACAAAGCTCATATCAATGTAGAATGGTGCAATCAATCCCTGTCAATCAAGTACCTGTTCAAATATGTCAATAAGGGGCATGATCATGTTACAGCTGAATTCTACAAAACAAGTGATGAAGAAGAAAGTACAAAGGTTATTGATGAAATTAATATGTTCTACGATTGTAGATACATATCCCCATGTGAAGCTTCTTGGAGACTGTTTAGCTTTGATATACAGTTAAGGTCTCCTTCTGTTGAGCGCCTAAGTTTCCATCTACCCAATCAAcaaagtgttatatttgaagatgatgatgctGTTGATAATATAGTAAATCGACCAACCATTGCACAAAGCATGTTTATGGAGTGGTTTGAAGCTAATAAGAATTTTGTACATTCTAGGAAGTTGACTTATGCTGAAATGCCAACAAAATTTGTTTGGAAGAAAGATGTTAAGAAATGGCAACCAAGGCAAAGAGGTTTTGCAATAGGTCGTATTTTCTATGTACCACCTGGTACGGGAGAAATTTTCTACTTGAGATGTTTGTTGAATCAAGTTCGAGGTCCAACCTGTTTTGCAGATATAAGGACCGTTGATGGAGTAGAGTTCATGAATTTTCGAGATGCATGTTATGCTCGAGGCTTAGTTGATGATGATAAAGAATATGTAGATGCAATTGAAGAAGCAAGTGAATGGGCATCAGCATCTAATCTAAGGAGATTGTTTGTGACATTGTTAATGACTAACTCAATTGGAAAACCAGAGATTGTTTGGGAAACAATTTGGGAGCATTTGTCAGAAGATGCCGAATATTATATAAGAAAGACGCTGCAAAAACCAG ATTTGGTGCTAAACAATAGCGACATACAAAATTTTGCCTTGATGGAGATTGAGAAGATCTTAACTGCTATGGGTAAGAGTTTGAGTGACTTTGCTCCTATGCCAACACCAAATATTGACATGTACTCAGTGGCAACAAATCGTTTGATACAAGAGGAATTGGCATATGATTGCGATAGTATGAAGTTTGAGAACCAGTTGCTGGTTAAACAGCTGACTAGAGAGCAAAGGGAGATATATGATGAGATTATTGATGATATCGAGAAGAGCAGTGGAGGGTTGTTCTTTGTTTATG GTGGGCGAACTGCGCATTTGAGGTTTGCTATACCTATTTCGATTCATGAAGATTCAACCTACAACATAAGTCAAGGTACTCCTTTAGCAGAGTTAATTATTCGTTGTAAATTGAtcatatgggatgaagcacctatgatgcacaaacattgttttgaagCTTTAGATAGAACTATGAGAGATTTATTAAGGTGCAAGAATCCAAATAGTTTAGATACGACATTTGGtgggaaaaatgttattttgggGGGAGATTTCAGACAAATATTACCAGTAATACCCAAGGGAACAAGGCAAGACATTGTTGCTGCAAGTATAAATTCTTCATATCTATGGAGATCATGTAAAGTGTTTAGGCTAACTCAAAACCTACGCCTAAGACAAATACAGTCAGATTTTGAAGCTCAACAGGTTGAAGAATTTGCAAAATGGATAGCTCAAATTGGTGATGGAGTTCTTGGTAATTCCAGAGACGTAGACTTTGAAATCACCATTCCAGATCAGTTTTCACTCAAAAGTAATGGTGACCCAATTGCTACAATTGCTGAAAGTACTTTCCCTAGATTTCGAAGTGGTCACAATGATATTACAGATCTACAGAATAGTGCTATTTTGGCTCCAACTCTTGACGTTGTGGATAGCATCAATCAATACATGAATGATCATAATTCCGGTGAAGGTAAGACTTATCTAAGCTGTGACTCTGTATGCAAGTCAAACTCTAATGGAGATATGTTATCAAATTTGCACACTCCTGAGTTTTTAAATGGTCTGCGTTGTTCTGGAGTACCAAACCATTCACTTACTTTAAAAGTTGGGTCACCAGTTATGCTTTTGAGAAATATTGACTACAGTTTAGGATTGTGTAATGGCACGAGACTTATTCTTACAAGATTGGCAAATCATGTGTTGGAAGGACAGATCATGTGTGGAACGAATGCAGGAACAAAGGTTTTAATTCCCAGGATGTCGTTAACACCTTCAGATATCAGATTgccatttaaatttcaaaggaaACAATTCCTGTTGATGCTATCTTATGCGATGACAATAAATAAGAGTCAATGA